The following coding sequences are from one Triticum aestivum cultivar Chinese Spring chromosome 5A, IWGSC CS RefSeq v2.1, whole genome shotgun sequence window:
- the LOC123102542 gene encoding protein NPG1: MAAAPESDNGSEVGPTGDSGAFASPVKARERAPESEAGASAATASESSETRVDDGNIQEAESSLREGLSLNYEEARALLGRLEYQRGNVEAALRVFDGIDLQAAIQRFQPSLSEKPSSKRNNKLRSDSSNSGSQHAASLVLEAIYLKAMSLQKLGKAIEAAQQCKSVLDAVESIFQRGIPDVMVEQKLQETVSKSVELLPELWKQAGAYQEALASYRRALLSQWNLDDECCTRIQKRFSVFLLYGGVEASPPSLASQTEGSFVPKNNLEEAILLLMILLKKWYLGKTHWDPSVMEHLTFALSLCGQTSVLAKHFEEVLPGIYPRTERWYSLALCYSAASDNEAALNLLKKSLNKNESPNDINALLLAAKICSSDYYLASEGVEYAKRAITDDELLDGHLRSVALHLLGSCLANKSKIASSDHQRSLLQAEALKSLGEAFSLDRHNPDLIFDMGVEYAEQRNMQAALKCAKQFIDTTGGSVSKGWRLLSLVLSAQQRYSEAEVVTDAALDETAKWEQGPLLRIRAKLKAAQSLPMEAVEAYRALLALVQAQRKAYGSLKNGTEERDNKVSEFEVWQGLANLYASLSYCRDAEICLQKAKALKTYSATTLHAEGDMHEVGEQTQHALAAYLNALSTEVDHVPSKVSIGALLSKQGPKYLPVARSFLSDALRLEPTNRMAWFYLGQVHKHDGRLAEAADCFQAASMLEESEPVESLRPL; the protein is encoded by the exons ATGGCAGCGGCACCAGAGTCGGACAACGGGAGCGAGGTGGGCCCGACCGGGGACTCGGGGGCGTTCGCTTCGCCGGtgaaggcgagggagagggcgcCGGAGTCGGAGGCCGGCgcctcggcggcgacggcgtccgagTCCTCGGAGACGAGGGTCGACGACGGCAATATCCAGGAGGCCGAGTCCTCGCTCCGCGAGGGCCTCTCCCTCAACTACGAG GAAGCAAGAGCTCTCCTCGGGAGACTAGAATATCAGAGAGGAAATGTGGAAGCTGCACTTCGAGTATTTGATGGAATAGACCTTCAAGCTGCTATTCAGCGTTTCCAACCGTCGCTTTCAGAAAAACCATCTTCCAAGCGGAATAACAAACTACGGTCAGATTCATCGAATTCAGGATCACAGCATGCTGCTAGCCTTGTTCTTGAAGCCATTTACTTGAAGGCAATGTCTCTTCAAAAGTTGGGGAAAGCAATAG AGGCCGCTCAACAGTGTAAAAGCGTCCTTGATGCTGTTGAAAGTATCTTCCAACGTGGCATACCTGATGTCATGGTTGAACAAAAGCTGCAGGAAACTGTCAGTAAATCAGTTGAGCTACTCCCAGAACTTTGGAAGCAAGCTGGGGCTTATCAAGAAGCACTTGCTTCTTACCGGCGTGCTCTTCTTAGTCAATGGAATCTCGACGATGAATGCTGCACGAGGATTCAGAAGaggttttctgtttttctgttgtATGGTGGTGTTGAGGCAAGTCCGCCGAGCTTGGCTTCACAAACCGAAGGTTCATTTGTTCCTAAGAATAATTTGGAAGAGGCAATCCTTCTGCTCATGATACTATTGAAGAAGTGGTACCTTGGAAAGACTCACTGGGATCCCTCAGTGATGGAGCATCTAACCTTTGCATTGTCACTCTGTGGCCAGACATCTGTGCTTGCCAAGCATTTTGAAGAAGTTTTGCCTGGAATATACCCTCGAACTGAGAGATGGTATAGTCTAGCCCTTTGTTATTCTGCAGCTTCGGATAATGAAGCGGCATTAAATTTGCTAAAGAAGTCTTTGAATAAAAATGAGAGTCCCAATGACATAAATGCCCTGCTTTTAGCTGCTAAGATATGTAGTTCGGACTATTATCTTGCTTCTGAGGGTGTAGAGTATGCAAAGAGAGCAATCACTGATGACGAATTATTAGATGGGCATTTAAGGAGTGTTGCGCTCCATCTCTTAGGGAGTTGTCTGGCTAATAAGTCTAAAATTGCTTCGTCCGATCATCAAAGATCTCTCTTACAGGCTGAAGCTTTGAAATCACTTGGTGAGGCATTTTCCCTTGACCGGCACAACCCAGATTTAATATTTGACATGGGGGTTGAGTACGCTGAGCAACGAAACATGCAGGCTGCACTGAAATGTGCAAAGCAGTTCATTGACACAACTGGTGGATCTGTTTCTAAGGGCTGGAGGTTGCTATCTTTGGTTCTTTCAGCACAGCAGAGGTATTCAGAAGCAGAAGTGGTGACTGATGCTGCATTAGATGAAACTGCAAAATGGGAACAAGGGCCATTACTTAGAATAAGGGCTAAACTGAAAGCAGCCCAATCATTGCCCATGGAAGCAGTTGAAGCATACCGTGCCCTTCTTGCTCTTGTTCAGGCACAACGGAAGGCTTATGGGTCTTTAAAAAATGGCACAGAG GAAAGGGATAATAAAGTGAGTGAGTTTGAAGTTTGGCAAGGTCTTGCCAACTTGTATGCTAGTCTTTCGTACTGCAGAGATGCCGAAATATGTTTGCAGAAGGCTAAAGCTCTGAAAACTTATTCTGCCACAACACTTCATGCAGAAG GTGACATGCATGAGGTTGGTGAGCAAACGCAGCACGCGCTGGCTGCATACTTGAATGCACTCTCGACAGAGGTAGATCATGTACCATCCAAGGTATCCATCGGTGCTCTCCTGTCGAAACAAGGGCCCAAGTATCTCCCTGTGGCGAGGAGCTTCCTGTCGGATGCCCTAAGGCTCGAGCCTACGAACCGGATGGCCTGGTTCTACCTAGGACAGGTCCACAAGCATGACGGGAGGCTAGCTGAGGCCGCTGATTGCTTTCAGGCGGCCTCGATGCTTGAGGAATCAGAACCGGTAGAAAGTCTCCGACCGCTCTGA